CCTTGAGTAGTGCCTTTCTGGGGGAGCCCAGCGGCGGCCCGGGGCCCTGGGGGGGCGCCGGGCTGGACGGGGAGCCCCAGGACCTCACCAAGCTGCTCATCGCCGAGGTCAAGAGCAGGCCCGGGAATGGCCAATGCTGCGACTGCGGGGCTGCAGGTGGGGCCGGACGAGGAGGGAGGTGGAAACGGAGGGGAGGGGCCCGCGCCTCCAGGCACGAGCTGCGCTACTTTGCAGACCCCACTTGGCTCAGCACCAACCTGGGCGTGCTCACCTGCATCCAGTGCTCCGGCGTCCACCGCGAGCTGGGCGTGCGCTTCTCACGCATACAGTCCCTCACTTTGGACCTGCTGGGCCCCTCCGAGCTGTTGGTGAGGGCCGGGCGGGGCCGGAGGGCGATTGGGGGCGTGGTCTGGTGAGGGGGCGGGGCTTTGGCCCGAAGGGCTCAGCTGGAGCCTATGGGGTCGGGTGGGGCGGGGCCAAGGTGAGGCATGGCCAAGTTGGGGCAGGACCCAGACGAGCCAAAAAGAGGATGGGCGGGGCGGAGCCGAGTCTGGAccaggagggaggctgaggggcGGGACCTTTGGAATCTCAGTCCTCCAGGGGGCGCTGTCCTAACCACCGCGTCTTACCCACCCCCTACTTTCATGCGAACCCAGCTGGCCTTGAACATTGGAAACACTCGCTTCAATGAGGTCATGGAGGCCCAGCTGCCCTCGCACGGCGGCCCTAAACCCTCAACGGAGAGTGACATGTAAGGCGATTCTCAGCTGGGGGCGGATTCTGGCCGAGGGATTCTGCTTCCCCGGCTCCCAGGGAGAagtctggggagaggggagcctCAGATCTGGAAGAGTCCAGGACATGTGGGGTGGTTTCAAGGGTCAGCTGAGTAGAAACGGTCCTTGCTGTGACATCCCGCGGTTATTTTTGGCAGGAGCACCCGCAGGGACTATATCGTGGCCAAGTATGTGGAACACAGGTTTGCCCGGCGGTCCACCCCCGAGCCTCAGAGACTCTGGACGGCCATTTGCAACCGGGACCTCCTGTCTGTACTGGAGGCCTTCGCTAATGGGCAGGACTTTGGACAGCCACTGCCGGGGCCTGAGGGGCAGGTGAGAACCCTCTCCAAGGGCCACTTATAACCCAGCCACACTTAGCATGCCCCAGTCCTCCTCCAGGGCTGGTTGTtactccctcctgccccacctctgACATCTGCTCAAACCCCACCCATCAGAGGGGCAAATGGGAGAGAGCACAACTTAAGTCAGGCAATCCTGAGCcaaaatcctggctctgtcttttcctagctgtgtgatcctgagcaGTTTACTGAactctgagtctcattttctcatctgtaaaacgggttAATGATAGCACCCATGGGGTTGAAGTGAGAATTAAGTCCCGTATGAAAGGGCCTGGTGCATAATATATGTGCGATAAATGttagaatctttttttcccttgaatagCCTTAGAAATGGGGAGGGGTGGGTCAGATCAGAGCAAGGAAGGCCATTGCCTTGGTGATTCTAGTAACAAACATCACGTGAGCCAAGGGGGAAAGGATATCAGAGACCTTTGAAGGAATAAATTGACACTGATTGGGCATCAAAAATTGGATGCCATGTGTTTGATCTGTCTGCCTGATATCTTGTGGGCTATCCAGTGGGCAGGGTGGGTGTAGCACTTAGACGGGGTAAGAATTTGGAACAGCCTACACGTGAGTGTTAACTGAAAGCTTGAGGTTATTCGACGTCTCTGGGGGCAgtgagagaagagcagagagaagagtCCAAGGCCAAGAACCAAGTTTGGGAAACACCTTCTactggggaggaggaggtagGACCACTGAAGGAAGCAGTGAAGGAATGGCCTTTCATCCTCCTCCCAAACATGAGGTTTCCCCATTCAGTTTCCTCTCTCAGGGGTTCTGGCAGCTTCATATCTGGAGGTGTCAGGGGGCAGCAAGAGTTTAAGAGGGTAATATTGGGGGGCAGGTGAACTGCGGTAAACTCAGAGGTGTGGACATGTATTCAGGCATCTGGAGAGCTCGCCCTGCACTTGGCTGTCAGAGTCACCAACCAGGCCTCCCTGCCCCTGGTGGATTTCATCATCCAAAACGGGTGAGaacctccctgcccacctcctcaCGCTCCCCttgccttcctcttctccccctctcctccctcctttcctctctctctttcccccctgACTTTGACCCCTTCACCTGtctgttcccttccttcctccctgaccCACCCCGCCACAGTGGTCACCTGGATGCCAAGGCTGCTGACGGGAACAGCGCCCTGCACTGCGCTGCTCTCTACAACCAACCCGACTGCCTCAAGCTGCTGCTAAAAGGGAGAGCCTCACTTGGCACAGGTGGGGCTCCGACAACTCCTCCATCAGACTCCCATTCCTGACTACCCCTCGTGGGGGACTTCCTGCCTTATTTCCAGACAGAGAGCACTGGTAACAAGCATGGACTTTGCACACAGACTtgggttctaatcctggcttGCTTCTGACCATCTTTGTGACTTGGGGGTTTGTCCATTCATCTCTTgaacctcagcttcttcatctgtaaaatgggaatattaccACTGACCTAGCAGACCGgctgaaaggataaaataaaacgTTTCTTAAAGTACCTAGACAAATAAACGTTAACTGAATCTGAATAATAGTGCTTGTAATAGCTATGATTTACTGTTTAATGTGTACCTGGTCATGTGCCAAGTGCTCtgtgtatattaactcatttaatcctcataacaacctcgTCAGTAGTTACAAGTATcatactcattttatagatgggaaaattaaggcccagagaggttaagtcacttgtccaaagtcacacagccaggaagtagcagagccaggattcaaacccagacaatCTTGATTCCAAAGGCTCACCCTAACCTCTAAGTTATAACGCCTCTTTGACCCTGACCATGACACCTGACTTTATCCCTCACAGTGAACGAGGCAGGAGAGACAGCTCTGGACATAGCCAGGAAGAAGCAGCACAAAGAGTGTGAGGAGCTGGTGAggtctggggaaggagagggagccCCTGACCCTTTCTGTCTCTCCGCTGAGCCCCTGACCTTCTGAACTGCCAAGGCTTTGTTTTTGGCAGCTGGAGCAGGCCCATGCCGGGACCCTCGCCTTCCCCCTGCACCTGGACTACCCCTGGGGGATTTCCACAGAGCCTGGCTCTGACAGTGAGGAGGACGAGGAAGAGAAGGTGCGCCCCAGCCCTCGTCTCTCAGGCCTCCAGACAGCCGAAGGGAAGACCTGATGGTCTTCCAGGTCCACATGGGACCTAATGTGGGGAGGGGCGGGCCTGAGTTGGAGGAATCAAGGGCGTCCTCCCCCCCACACTTTTGCCCCAGCAGCGCTGCCCGCTGAAGCCCCCAGCCCAGGTCCGCTGGGCCAGTGGGAGGCTGGACATCAGCAACAAGACCTACGAGACCATCGCCAGCCTGGGACCAGCTGCCCCTAAGATCCAGAGTGAGGattgccccccacctctgccggTCAAAAACCCTTCTCGGACCATGGCCCAAGGGCGTGCGGGACATGCCAGTGGAGGTATGGTTGGCTGCCCAGAAAAATGCTCTCATGCCATTCATCGAGGGCCTGCTATGTGCTGGAGCACTGAGCTCAGAGTGCTATGTTACTCCATAGCATCCCCACTGTCACCTGTCAGGTGGGGGTTATCATCTCCCCCTTACAGGTAAAGGAAGAGAGATGTTAAGCAACATGCCCAAGATCCCATAGCTAAGTCCCTGATGTGGGCTTCCAACCCAGGTCTGTCTTATTCCAAATTCCTCAATGCTTCACTGcagtaaaaagagagagaagcattTTTTAAGCATCCACTGTGTCTTGAGTCCCTTGGGAGCTACTGAGacacagtctagtgggagagataAAAACTGGAATGTAATTCATTGTAATATAAGGCACAGTGTGACATAGAAGATACATTCCAAAAGGACAGGAGCAAGTTTTGTTGACTACTATttctccagcacctagcacagtgcctggctgtTGTCaagaactatttgttgaatgaaggaacaGGCTTGTTCTGGGAACtcgggagagggagggagcctcTCCTGCTGGGATTGGTAGGTGGGTTAGGAAGGCCTCGTGGTGGGGGCAGCATCAGAGCTGAGCCTGAGGGACAAGCAGGAGAGTCCAGATTGAGGAGAGGGCGTGAGCAGGAGTGAAACAGTGCTAGTCAGTGTAGTCCTGGCCATCGGGAATGAACGTCACGAACCATGGGACTGAAGCATGATGGGGAAGAGTTGAAGGAGAGTGCTGGAGAGATAGAAGAGAGGTGGGGAATTGGGAGAGAACCATGCTAGATCCCAGAGGCCAAAAGCTGCTTTGAAATTGAGCACAGAGTAAGTGATAAAGCCTGTCTTTATCACTTCTGATTTCAGATCGTTCCGAAGTTCCCAGCCTGAGCTCGGAGTCTGCTGGGGTCCCTGAGAACCTGAGCagtccagcctcctcctcctccagcctcacAAGCCCCGTGGAACCTGGGGGTCCCAACCAAACGCTACCCAGCTCTGAAGAGGGCCTCTGGGAGCCCCCGGGCCCCTCCCGACCCAGCCTGACATCTGGAACCACCCCTTCAGAGATGTATCCCCCTGTCAGGTTCAGGTTGGTGAAAGCCCAACTGTGCAGTCTCAGCAAGTCTcctgacctctctgagcatcCATTTACTTCGCCACTTCTAAACGGTGCCTGCCTGAAGCCTGGGATACCTTCCAGCGCTGAGGCCCATGAACAATGCAGAAATGCTAGACCTTAAGCGGAGGGTGATTGgaccccttcccccttcctgcgTCTGGCCTGGAGAGCTGGGGAGGAGTCCGGGGCTCAGGCTGCTGAAGCTGGAAGATCGAAGGCCTAGTGCCAACTGTGGCTTGTTCTAGAGGTTCACAGTGGGGTTTTCACTCTGTCCCCACCTCCAACCCAGGATCCAGTCCTCTCTTCCTTGCAAACCCCTTCAGTTTGGAGTTTGGGGAGTAGATATGGTGAAATTTTCAGTGTGGAGGTCAGTTCTGGGCCTCTGGGGCCTGTGATGCACCCAGCCTGGGGGCCTCGTGGACTCTCTACCCACCCAGTCCAGGCCGCCAGCCTTGCTCTATCCCTGAGCCCTTCCCCCTACTCTAAGGGGCTCTCTGGGTGCAGGGGTCACCTTGGCCTTTCCCTGTCTTCCAGCTCTGAGAGCACTCGCTCCTATCGGCGGGGGGGCCGGAGCCTAGAGGACTGTCCTTCAGCCCGGCAGCCTCTACCCAGAAGGAACATGCCGGTAAGACTCCGGGACCGTGGTTTGAAGGGCGGTGATAGGGTACGTGGGAGGCAGAGCTGGTCAAGAGTAAGTGTATTAGGGCGGCAGACCTCTCCCCAGGACTGGGGCAGCCATCATTTGACCAGTCCCTGTCCTGGTGCTCCTTCTTCCCCAGTCCAGGATGGGTGCAGCTGGGGAGAGCCCAGGCCTTGAGAGGCGGCAGAGGTGACATGGCCCAAGCTCTGACTGTTCCCCAAAGGAGGGTGAGCAAAGCTGTGTCAGCCAGGCTGGTCGCTCAGAGAAGGAAGCTTTCCCTGCAGATGAGGAAGGATTAGGGTGACCGTGTACCAGCCATTGGTTTGCATAACTCTCCCCTTGTACAGGGGTCTCCTGGAATCCACTGAAACTTCCAGGCATAGAGGGATGTGACAGGGACAAGGCAAGAGCTGTCATCCTTAATCCAGCTTCTCCCTGCTGGATCACAGAGTCTCGCACAATCATACATATTTAGATGAGGAGCCTGGGAGTGGGCATAGGACAGAGGCAGTTGTGCCGAGAAGGAAGCCATCTCTGTTCCTGGTTCCCCTGGGGATTTGTCGGGGTTGGCGTTGGTTGTCTGTGTTGAGAGTAGGGGATGTAAGGAGCTGGGTCTCTCTAGGGAATCATCATCCTCAGTCTATCCGAGTCAGGCACCAGACACAAATGTGTGTCTACAACCAGGTGTCCATCACCCAGCATTTAGTTGATGCCTGTTGTTGAGACATGTGTGATAATAAGAGCCTGGGCTTTGAAGCGTGTAGGTCTTGGAAAAGTGGCTTCACTTCTTCAAGCTTcagcttcatctgtaaaatagggataatttcATGTTCCCACAATAGGACCTTTTGAAACTGAGTGAGATAAACAGCTGGTATATAACAGGTGCTTAAGAAATGTCCATTTTCATCCTTCTCTCCCCAGGTTGGCTTCACCGAAGGAGACGGTTCAAGGACTGGGGTTCTCCCAGCAAGTTCTGTGCAGCTTTTGCAAGACTAGCTCCTTACTAGCCCTTGCATGCCTGAACCACCCCCATGCTGGATGCCAGCATTCAGAGCTAGGACTTGAGCCCATAAGACTGGGGAGCTGAGGTGTTTATGCCCTGGGGTCTTGCTGTCTCTGTCCCTTGTGCCTCTGTGGCTGGCCTTCCTCCCTGACATGGGCCCATGCCCCTGCCAAGGACACTGGGCCCCTCCACGTTAGGGCTGATGGCGGTTTGTCTCCATCTCATACCTGCCAGGGACCAGGGAGCCCTATGGCTGGACCCGGGTGCTCCTGACCCAGCTCCAAGTGCAGAACCTTAAGTCCCTCATCAGACCAGGACTGTGTTTCTTCCATCAGTCTGGGGGGCTCTAACCTGCCTTCATCATCCTGGAGGCCAGGGATTCTGCCAGACTAGGGACTGTCTTCTCAGCCATTCATTAGCCTAGTATTCTTTGACTGAGTTCTGGCTCTTTGTCCATtcctgtgctaggcactgcagATGTCACAGGAATAAGACAAAGGTCCTGCAGATATGGTCCCTTTCTGAGTAGCCGGTCCCACAAATTAGGCTTGGAAATGGGCAGGGCTAGATTCCAGAGGATGGTTCTGGGCTTAGGGGCAGACAGACAATCAGCTGGCTTACACCTGAATAACATTGCAGTTGTCTACAGCGTGTATCCATTCTGGTTGCTCAATGCCCATGCTGTACTGGctgttaaataaatattctgaatatcACTCCTTTTGAGGGACAGCACAGCCTTGCTGGGGACCTCTGTTATAATAGATTCCCAGCCAGGAAGTAGAGGAGGGTTCACCCCCATTTGCTTACTCTCCTTGATTTAGCAAGAATGAAAGGAATGGTCTGGGATGATTATCCTcacttctctcctctttctgtcaGTCAACTTAGGAACCTTCCAGTCTCGGGGGAGGAAAGGgccaagaaaggagaaaggagagtgaTAGAAATGGAGGGTGGAGACTTAAAGGTTCTACTTCCCAGCGCCAGAAATTCCACCGTCGCTTTCAGGCCCATATTGGAAAACAGATACACCTAAGCCATCATCAGTCTCTAACAGGTCAGCTTTATAGGCACTGGTCGCTGGGCCCTGGCAGGGATGGACCAGGACAAACAGGGGAGGCCAGAGGATGCCAATGGCCAATGCAGCAGCCTGGTCCGGGAGGCTGCGTGTTTACCCTGGAGACCTGACGGGTCTGTGATCCCGCAGGAGCGAGGTTGTCTTCAGAGCCCCCAGTGTCTTGTTATTTCACTCATCTCTAATAAAAGATTATTCAGAGTAAATTTCAGTGGTTTCATTTATGTTCTCTGAAGAGCCATCGGGAAGGGGAGGGATTCTTAGGGCTTGGAATTCTTTCTCTAGACCTGCTAAGAGGGACAGCCTGGTGTACAGCAGTGGTTTGCAACCAGGGGTGATtttcccccaggggacatttgacaagGATGACACATTTTTTATTGCTCCCAACTGGagggtgctgctggcatctagtggctAGAgttcagggatgctgctaaacattcttcAGTACACAAGCCAGCCCCCGCGAACAATGAATGATCCAGTCCAAAATGGTAATAGtgccgaggctgagaaaccctggtgtgaggaaagagcactggactaggAGTCTGGAGACGTGCAGTTTAACTCTGCCACAGTCCCTGCTTGTTTgtgaggtgatcccaggaagcacagTGGGTAGTAGGGATGTGAAAAAAAAGGAACGTGCCTTCAAGTTATCCCATCAGGAGTGAAGAAATTGGTGTATTTACTACCAACTCTGGTCTCTCGCTGGTTCAAGGGTCCTTTCTGGGGATGTCAATTCCTAATTCTCTACTTCCAGGCTGCCCTGAAGCCCTCAGTCAGAGAGATGCAGGAAGCTGTCAGAGGTGTGTCCAGGAATTGCCTGCTGGTGACCTCCAAGGTGGATGGGTAGGCAGAGGGGGTGTAGAAGGTACTGACGTGTCTGATACGGTTGAGCAGTGCAATCCTGGGCCTCACTGGGCCTCAGTCTTCCAATCTGTACAAAGAAAGGGTTGGACTTGATGTTTTCTTAGGGTCCTTCAAGCCCTGAAGTCTTGGCTTCTTTTGATGTCACTCAACTCACAGTGGGAGCTGGGTGGAAGTTTGAGGAAACTCAAATCTGCTTTTTCTGAAAGGCAATCCTAAGTAATTGCAGACAGCTGTCTCTTCAACCCAGAGGGGCTTGCTTGGGGGTTGGCCAAGAAGTTTTATCTAACCTCCTAAAAGTGGCCTACAGTGCTTTTCATGGTCAGGCCCCACCCACCTCCGACTCTGCGCCTCCCCTCCGAACACCCCTCTCATCGCTGTGCTCTAGCCACACCAGTTTTTCCTTCAACCCCGACACGTGAagcaccctcccttccccaggcttTGCACATTCGGAACACCAGGAGGACTGATTTGTACCTCTCAGGATGCTCAGGGCTAAAAGttctggcacctagtaggtgctcaataaatatatgtataaatgtttcttcttctcttactttaacactcccctcctcctccccccaactTCCACACAGCACTTCCACCCAAAGTTTAAACTTCATTTCTTCAGAGAACATGACACCCCAAATGGTGCAAGTCCCCTCAGATGTCTGCAAGTTATCCTCTACTTCTTCCTGACCCTCACCCCAGTTGTGATAACACAGAATTGATGGTGTCCGTATTTGTTTAAGGTTTTTCTTACCCATAGACTGAGTCTCAAGCTTGCTGGGACTGGGTCTGTCTTATTCATTGCTTGGACATTCAATACgttatctgttgaatgaatgagaaacCCATCCCTTCCTACCTTGGTCCCAGCACAGTTAGAAGATTTaaccaaaattttagaaatggagaccTGATTGAGAAAAAAGGTGCTTATTCGGGGTTTGTTAGCACTGCACTcctggagacacagattcaagaagcacttcagggcttctctggtggtgcagaggttaagaatctgcgctccgcaacaggagaagccaccgcaaggaagagtagcctccgctcgccggaactagagaaagcccgcccgcagcaacaaagacccaagggagccaaaaataaataaataaatatgtatgtgtatgtatatatatatatatatatatatatatatatatatatatataaagaatcgCTTCAATTGTGTTCTGCAGGACTACAAAATGGGAGGCTTATAAAGGCAGAAACCGCAAGTTTACAGTTAGTTACAGGAGTTGTTTATCAAGAATTACAATTGGAGCTGGCCAGAAGTAAAGGTGCTTATTAAGTAAGGACTGGTTGGGGTCCGAAATGGTTGCATAATTACAGggggagaccttgagaccataaGGTTTGCAGCTGGCAAGTGTTGTTCTGAGTACTCTGGTGATGTCCGTGGATCTGGTACAGCTCAAAGAAAGTTCAGGTTTTCAGTGATGCAGAGATGTGTCTGGAACCAGATCCTCAACTGCTACCGGACTCCATTTTTGTATGCCTGAACTGTGATCActctattttaatttcaatttgtcaTCAGAAGCCAGGTGAGTCCACCCTGTGATGGAGGATGAGGTTCTCTAAGGTTGTCTCAGGAAAGTCGAGATTTCACTGAACACTCCAAGCCACAACTTCCCATCCCCACACACTGCGGACCATTTTTCATGCCTCCCTTCCAGGCCCATAagcacccacacacacactccacacacacatagGTCGTTTTCTATCAATTAAACTCACGTTTAGGAAGGGATCTGGGTCTGCTGGGGACACTTGGAAGGTCCTTCCACAGGAACACAGATGTGTGCACAGCTGTGGAGGCATGATTCTGTTTCCTCCCTTCCAGATCCAATCCCACTGGGGAGGCAGTGTCCTGACCCTGCCTAAATAAAGGGCACATGCACCTGGACACGGTTTTCTCAAAGTTTGGCGCGCTTAAGAATTTCCCAAGCCCTCACTACTCAAAGTGTAGTCGTGGGACCAGCAGCACTCGCGGAGCTTGCTAGAAATCAAAACCTCACTGCAACAAACAAAATTGAGGGCAACAGTGGGCCTGGATACACGCGTGTGCACGAATAGTGAGCACAGGGTAGGACAGAATTGGATTTAATGATCATGCAAAATAATGTGATTCAAGCGTACCAAACTGCCTCCACTTGGGCATAGGCATGAACTAGGTCCGCCGGCTTTGAGCTGCAACGGTGCAGAGACACGGGAGCCCAGAACTCTTCTGGAAGCTCCCGGGGCACCCTCGGGTGACCTCCTCGCCGCAACAGCCTCTTGTGGCCAGGGACGACGGCCTCCCCATTCGCCAGAGAGCCCTCCTTCCCAAATCTCCCTTCAGGTCCCGGCGCCCCAGGACCGGCCCGAGGTGAAGGGCCCGCTCTCGCAGCCTCGTCCCTCTCTCGGGTGGCCCGACTGGCGGGCGCGGGCAATCTTTGCCCCGGCGAGTCCTTGAAGTCTATATTTAGTGcacgccacccctcccccactgtcgGGAGGCAGGCGGCcgagggggtgtgggggggagagccccgcccccgccgggcgTGTGTGTCGAGTGCGTCTGGGGCCCGCGCGGCTTGCGCGCCCTCAGCCTTTGCGCCTCCGGCACCCGAAACCCGGCTGCCGCCCCTGCGCCCCTCGTCCCGGGGGGCGTCGCGGGCCAACATGGGCCAGGAAGAGGAGCTGCTGAGGATCGCCAAGAAGCTGGAGAAGATGGTGGCCCGGAAGAACACGGTGAGGCTGCAGAGTTCGGGCCACAGACCCAGCCCCCGGGAGGCGCGGCGCGTGCGAGCCCGGGAGTCCCGGGGGCCCGTGCTGGCTGGGCGCCCGGGAGGAGCGTGCGGGACTCGGGGACCGGAGGGAGGCACGGCCGGGGCAGGGCTCAGCGCCCCTTGGGGACTGCTGGCACCTCGGGGTGGGCGTGTGCATGACCCGGGGCTCCGGGGTGGACCGTGCCGGCCCCAAAGCCTGGGCTTGTGCACGTACGCCTGGACCTGCAGGGTTGGGGCCCCTGAGTAGCTTGTGCAGGGTCCGGGAAAGAGAGTGAAGAGACCGGCAGCTGGAAAAGGACTTTCAAGCCCGGGACTCGACGTGTGCAAAGCCCGGGGAGCGGCGGCGACTGCGGGACGGGGGAGCCGGAGACGGGGGAAAACAAAATCCTGGGTGACCCGAGAAGGGACAAAGAAACTTGAACTGATGAGGGGTGCTGAGCCGCGTCTACCCCGCACCCCGGGAGTGGATCTGGCGGAGAAAAGCGAAGGGCCTCGGATCCCGCAACCCCACAGCTTGAGGCTCCAGGAGCTGCTCTGTTTGCAACTCTCCCTTTCCTTGGCCGAGGGTTGGGGCCCAGGCGGGCGGGGGCCGAACAGGTGTCGGGCAGCCGCTGCGCCCATGGGGCCcgcggggcgggggaagggggacCGGCTGCAGGCCTGGGctgcggggtgggggaggctggggggagagaggggcccGGAGGTTGCGGGGAATCAGGGATGGAGGCCTTACCTGCGGATCCCTGAGTGCTCAGTGCCAGGAGCCCTTAGCGCGGGCCGACCTGAAGTTAATGTTTGATCCTCCCTGTGATCTTTGCCTCAAGTTGGCTGCCGCCCTGTTGCCTGGACAAGCAAACTTGGCCTTGGGACGGGGAGGGCTGGAGCTCGccgggagagggaagagagaggagggcagtCCAGCAGGCAGGTCCCTCACTTTGCCCTGTCCCAgagccctcctcctcccaccatcTGTAGGCATGTGCTGGAGCAGGACCTGCGTTTCCAGCACATTCTGTAATCCTAGGAGCTTGAGAGAGGGGTGGACCCTAAGGGTGGTTTTAGagcagggaagagggagaggtcGCTGGATCCATGGAGTGTCAGGGAGCTCTCCAGTAGACATGGGCAGTAATGAGTTGGTGTCCATACAAAgaccagagcctcagtttcttcatctgtaagaagATGAGATTACCTACCTCCTGGGAAGGAAGGTCACTGGATTTTTGTCTctgctggtggtggtgagggtGGAAGAGATGTGAAACCCTTAGGAAGACCTGGCTGATGCTTGGGAAGGCTTAGAGAATGACTCCTGCTTTTGCACAGCCAGAGGAAACACAGAAACCTGCAGAGTGTTGGGAGCCCCCATTCCAGGATGCTCCAAAGTCAGTGAAACTGAGCCTCAAGTCATCAGGCTCAACTGGGGGCGGCAGAGCCCAGCCCGGGGCTCCTGAACCAAATTCCAACTCAAGTAGACAGGttatcccagccctgccccttgcTGACCCCAGGTTTGGGCCAGGAGATTCTGGGCCTCTGGGTGAGGGGTGCGGGGGCAGCTTAGGAGACCTGAGAAAGGCAGCTTGGCTGAGGAGGAAGGGACCTGCCCTGGCCTCCCCTCACTCCTTTTATGGACCTAGACCCACCACTCTACTTTCCCTCTCTGGCCtcgatttcctcttctgtgaaatgggaagagGAAATGGTGTCCCTCGGCGAGGATTCCTGTGGAAGCACCCAGAGCTTTCTCCAGGAAAGATGCAAGTCTGGCCTCAGGGTCCCTGTAGCACAGAGCCAGTCTGCAGCCACGTCTGCGCCTGGGTTCTTGGCAGCATCTGGGTGGGCACAGAGCTCTGGGCATGTGACCTAGAAAGGTGGGGCCTGCTCTG
The sequence above is drawn from the Physeter macrocephalus isolate SW-GA unplaced genomic scaffold, ASM283717v5 random_1213, whole genome shotgun sequence genome and encodes:
- the LOC114485451 gene encoding arf-GAP with SH3 domain, ANK repeat and PH domain-containing protein 3-like isoform X1, coding for MRTQLALNIGNTRFNEVMEAQLPSHGGPKPSTESDMSTRRDYIVAKYVEHRFARRSTPEPQRLWTAICNRDLLSVLEAFANGQDFGQPLPGPEGQASGELALHLAVRVTNQASLPLVDFIIQNGGHLDAKAADGNSALHCAALYNQPDCLKLLLKGRASLGTVNEAGETALDIARKKQHKECEELLEQAHAGTLAFPLHLDYPWGISTEPGSDSEEDEEEKQRCPLKPPAQVRWASGRLDISNKTYETIASLGPAAPKIQSEDCPPPLPVKNPSRTMAQGRAGHASGDRSEVPSLSSESAGVPENLSSPASSSSSLTSPVEPGGPNQTLPSSEEGLWEPPGPSRPSLTSGTTPSEMYPPVRFSSESTRSYRRGGRSLEDCPSARQPLPRRNMPVGFTEGDGSRTGVLPASSVQLLQD
- the LOC114485451 gene encoding arf-GAP with SH3 domain, ANK repeat and PH domain-containing protein 3-like isoform X2 produces the protein MRTQLALNIGNTRFNEVMEAQLPSHGGPKPSTESDMSTRRDYIVAKYVEHRFARRSTPEPQRLWTAICNRDLLSVLEAFANGQDFGQPLPGPEGQASGELALHLAVRVTNQASLPLVDFIIQNGGHLDAKAADGNSALHCAALYNQPDCLKLLLKGRASLGTVNEAGETALDIARKKQHKECEELLEQAHAGTLAFPLHLDYPWGISTEPGSDSEEDEEEKRCPLKPPAQVRWASGRLDISNKTYETIASLGPAAPKIQSEDCPPPLPVKNPSRTMAQGRAGHASGDRSEVPSLSSESAGVPENLSSPASSSSSLTSPVEPGGPNQTLPSSEEGLWEPPGPSRPSLTSGTTPSEMYPPVRFSSESTRSYRRGGRSLEDCPSARQPLPRRNMPVGFTEGDGSRTGVLPASSVQLLQD